The Vicia villosa cultivar HV-30 ecotype Madison, WI unplaced genomic scaffold, Vvil1.0 ctg.000920F_1_1, whole genome shotgun sequence genome has a window encoding:
- the LOC131632237 gene encoding bifunctional dihydrofolate reductase-thymidylate synthase-like: MASDSLVITNGNGIDDLQPNPQRTYQAVVIATRDMGISKDGELPWTLPTDQKFFEDITTITSDPKKKNAVVMGRKSWEAIPPESRPLSGRLNVVLTRSGSFDIATAENVLICGSVSSAMELLAASPYCLSIEKVFLTGGGEIFSEALHGPGCEAIHITEIEASIECDTFMPQIDFSVFHPWYSSFPLGENGIRYSFNTYVRVRSSTEESQGLNTDPILYESSNSLKFEVKDFSFLPKIIFERHEEYKYLKLVEEIISEGTTKDDRTGTGTLSIFGSKMRFNLRKSFPLLTTKKVFWRGVVEELLWFISGSTNAKVLQEKGIHIWDGNASREYLDSIGLKEREEGDLGPVYGFQWRHFGAKYTNMHEDYSGQGFDQLLDIINKIKHNPDDRRIVLSAWNPSDLKLMALPPCHMFAQFYVANGELSCQMYQRSADMGLGVPFNIASYALLTCMIAHVCDLVPGDFIHVIGDTHVYRNHVRPLQEQLQNLPKPFPILKINPKKKDIDSFVGADFKLIGYDPHQKIEMKMAV, encoded by the exons ATGGCTAGTGATTCTTTGGTAATCACCAATGGAAATGGCATTGATGACTTACAGCCGAATCCCCAGAGGACTTACCAAGCAGTAGTGATTGCAACCCGAGATATGGGTATTTCTAAGGATGGGGAATTACCATGGACATTGCCTACTGATCAAAAGTTTTTTGAGGATATCACAACAATAACATCTGATCCTAAGAAGAAGAATGCTGTTGTAATGGGTAGAAAATCATGGGAGGCTATCCCTCCTGAGAGCAGGCCTCTCAGTGGCCGTCTAAATGTTGTTCTGACTCGCTCGGGTAGTTTTGATATTGCAACTGCAGAGAATGTTCTTATATGTGGAAGTGTGTCGTCTGCTATGGAACTGTTGGCTGCTTCTCCTTACTGTCTTTCAATTGAGAAAGTATTTCTTACGGGCGGCGGTGAGATATTTAG TGAGGCGCTTCATGGACCTGGATGTGAAGCCATCCATATTACAGAAATTGAAGCGAGCATTGAGTGTGACACTTTTATGCCTCAAATTGATTTCTCTGTATTTCATCCGTGGTACTCGTCTTTCCCTTTGGGGGAAAATGGCATCCGCTATTCTTTTAACACTTATGTGCGCGTAAGGTCTTCAACAGAAGAGTCCCAGGGTCTGAATACTGATCCAATTCTTTATGAGAGTTCAAACTCTCTAAAATTTGAGGTCAAGGATTTTTCTTTTCTTCCCAAGATTATTTTTGAGAGACACGAGGAGTACAAGTATCTTAAATTAGTTGAAGAAATCATTTCTGAAGGTACAACTAAGGACGATAGGACAGGGACTGGTACCTTGTCCATATTTGGTTCCAAG ATGAGATTTAATCTGCGAAAAAGCTTTCCACTTTTAACAACTAAG AAAGTATTTTGGCGAGGGGTTGTTGAAGAGCTTCTTTGGTTTATCAGTGGCTCAACAAATGCCAAG GTGCTGCAGGAAAAAGGCATTCATATATGGGACGGCAATGCATCGAGAGAATACCTTGACAG CATTGGTTTGAAAGAAAGGGAGGAAGGAGACTTAGGACCTGTTTATGGGTTTCAGTGGAGGCACTTTGGTGCAAA GTATACTAACATGCACGAGGACTACTCCGGCCAAGGATTTGATCAGCTTTTAGATATTATTAATAAGATAAAGCATAATCCTGATGATCGACGCATCGTCCTCTCAGCATGGAATCCATCTGATCTAAAATTAATGGCCCTTCCGCCTTGCCACATGTTTGCACAG TTCTATGTGGCAAATGGGGAGTTATCATGTCAAATGTATCAAAGATCTGCCGACATGGGCCTCGGTGTGCCGTTTAATATTGCATCTTATGCGCTCTTGACATGCATGATTGCTCATGTTTGTG ACCTTGTCCCAGGTGATTTTATCCATGTTATTGGGGATACACATGTTTACCGCAATCATGTGAGGCCTTTGCAGGAACAGCTCCAAAACCTGCCAAAACCTTTTCCG ATTTTGAAGATAAATCCAAAGAAGAAAGACATAGATTCTTTTGTGGGTGCTGATTTCAAGCTCATAGGCTATGATCCTCACCAGAAGATAGAAATGAAGATGGCTGTTTAG